Proteins encoded within one genomic window of Macrotis lagotis isolate mMagLag1 chromosome 3, bilby.v1.9.chrom.fasta, whole genome shotgun sequence:
- the SPTBN2 gene encoding spectrin beta chain, non-erythrocytic 2 isoform X2, with protein sequence MSSTLQSPTDFDSLEIQGQYSDVNNRWELPDVDWDNESSSARLFERSRIKALADEREAVQKKTFTKWVNSHLARVTCRVGDLYSDLRDGRNLLRLLEVLSGETLPKPTKGRMRIHCLENVDKALQFLKEQKVHLENMGSHDIVDGNHRLTLGLVWTIILRFQIQDISVETEDNKEKKSAKDALLLWCQMKTAGYPNVNVHNFTTSWRDGLAFNAIVHKHRPDLLEFESLRKCNAHYNLQNVFNLAEKELGLTKLLDPEDVNVDQPDEKSIITYVATYYHYFSKMKALAVEGKRIGKVLDYALEAERLVEKYESLASELLQWIEQTIVTLNDRQLANSLSGVQNQLQSFNSYRTVEKPPKFTEKGNLEVLLFTIQSKLRANNQKVYAPREGRLVSDINKAWERLEKAEHERELALRTELIRQEKLEQLAARFDRKAAMRETWLSENQRLVAQDNFGLELAAVEAAVRKHEAIETDIVAYSGRVQAVDAVAAELAAERYHDIKRVAARQHNVARLWDFLRQMVAARRERLLLNLELQKVFQDLFYLMDWMEEMRGRLQSPDLGKHLAEVEDLLQMHELVEADIAVQAERVKAVSASALRFSDPGAAYKPCDPQLVSQRVEALQQSYEGLCELAATRRARLEESRRLWRFLWEVGEAEAWIREQQHLLASAEPGRDLTGVLRLLSKHAALRDEMSGRLGPLKLTLEQVRQLVAEGHPGAKQATARGAELQAQWERLEALADGRARDLAQASSLYQFQAEAQDMETWLVDALRLVSSPELGHDEFSTQALAKQHRALEEEMRSHRAALDALREQAVALPAALVDAPEVRGRLPALECRYQELQERAGQRARALEAALAHYTMLSEASACALWVDEKEQWLNGLALPERLEDLEVVQQRFETLEPEMNALAARVTAVNSIAQQLLEAEPPGKESILDTQKQLSHRWQQFRTLADGKKAALTSALSIQNYHLECTETQAWMREKTKVIESTQGLGNDLAGVLALQRKLAGTERDLEAIGTRVGALAQEAHGLAASHPMQAPAIEARLREVQEGWEGLRATMRRREESLGEARRLQDFLRSLDDFQAWLGRTQTAVASEEGPATLPEAEALLAQHAGLRDEVERAKGEYSRLRAVGEEVTRDQADPQCLFLRQRLEALGTGWEELGRMWESRQARLAQAHGLQGFLRDARQAEGVLSSQEYVLSHTEMPGTLQAADAAIKKLEDFMSTMDANGERIRGLLEAGRQLVAGGNIHAEKIKEKADSIEKRHSKNQEAAQQLLRRLRDNRERQHFLQECHELTLWIDEKMLTAQDVSYDEARNLHTKWQKHQAFMAELAANKDWLDKIDQEGKVLTSEKPELKPLVWEKLEALHKRWEELETTTQAKARSLFDANRAELFSQSCSALESWLGTLQAQLHSDDYGKDLTSVNILLKKQQMLEREMAVREKEVEAIQAQAQALAQEEHGAGEVERTSRAVEEKFRALSKPLKERCSRLLASREQHQFHRDVEDEILWVTERLPMASSTEHGKDLPSVQLLMKKNQTLQKEVQGHEPRIADLRERQQALGAAAGPELAARVAELQDLWGRLGQELERRGARLRDALRAQQFYRDAAEAEAWMGEQELHMMGQEKAKDELSAQAEVKKHQVLEQALADYAHTVHQLAANSQDMINGHHPESDRLTIRQAQVEKLYASLKELAVERRGRLLEHQRLCQLRRDLDDLEQWIQEREVVAASHELGQDYEHVTMLRDKFREFSRDTSTIGQERVDGANALADGLITGGHAARATVAEWKDSLNEAWADLLELLDTRGQVLAAAHELQRFLHGARQALARIQHKQQQLPDGAGRDLNSAEALRRGHCAYEHDIQALSGQVQQVQDDGQRLQKAYAGEKAEEIGRHMQAVAEAWAQLQASSAGRRQLLLDTGDKFRFLQAVRELMLWMDGVNLQMDTQERPRDVSSADLMIKHHQGIKAEIEARADRFSSCIRLGQELLAKNHYASEEISEKLSQLQARRQETSNKWQEKMDWLQLVLEVLVFGRDAGVAEAWLCSQEPLVRSAELGRTVDEVESLIKRHEAFQKAAASWEERFCALEKLTTLEEKEELQRRQREQEEEERRKKEPPASVSQAAPSHGDYVDGQTALEATQVGTQARLLSSGEPVAVNGVCTDAESSQPRLEQQRLDQSGPLEGPVPGAGEAANGPRGERQSRARGPAPSSVPPGRASEPAFAATLPSRGSELSAQEQMEGLLCRKQEMEAFGKKAANRSWQTVYCVLRRSTLGFYKDARAANIGLPYHGEVPVSLARAQGSVALDYRKRKHVFKLGLQDGKEYLFQAKDEAEMSSWLRVVNAAIAAASPASAEPEEPVMPSASRGMTRAMTMPPVSPANVEGPIVMRSKEGKERDREKRFSFFKKNK encoded by the exons ATGAGCAGCACCCTGCAGTCCCCCACAGACTTCGACAGCCTGGAGATCCAGGGCCAATACAGTGATGTCAACAACCGCTGGGAGCTCCCCGACGTGGACTGGGACAATGAGAGCAGCTCGGCCAGGCTCTTTGAGCGCTCTCGAATCAAGGCTCTGGCAG ATGAACGAGAGGCTGTGCAGAAGAAAACCTTCACCAAGTGGGTGAACTCCCACCTGGCCAGGGTCACATGCCGCGTGGGAGACCTGTACAGCGATCTGCGTGATGGGCGCAATCTGCTGAGGTTGTTGGAAGTCCTTTCTGGAGAAACACTG CCAAAGCCCACCAAAGGCCGCATGCGCATCCACTGCCTGGAGAACGTGGACAAAGCCTTGCAGTTCCTGAAGGAGCAAAAAGTGCATCTGGAGAACATGGGTTCCCACGACATAGTGGATGGCAACCACCGTCTGACCCTCGGCTTGGTCTGGACCATCATCCTGCGCTTCCAG ATTCAGGACATTAGCGTAGAGACGGAAGACAACAAAGAGAAAAAGTCGGCCAAGGATGCCCTGCTGCTGTGGTGCCAGATGAAGACTGCAGG GTACCCCAATGTCAACGTGCATAATTTCACCACCAGCTGGAGAGATGGGCTGGCCTTCAATGCCATCGTGCACAAACACCG GCCAGACCTCTTGGAGTTTGAGTCTCTGAGAAAGTGCAATGCCCACTACAACCTACAGAATGTCTTCAACCTGGCTGAGAAGGAGCTGGGCCTCACCAAGCTGCTGGACCCAGAAG ATGTCAATGTGGACCAGCCTGATGAAAAGTCCATCATTACCTACGTGGCCACCTACTACCACTACTTCTCCAAGATGAAGGCCCTGGCTGTCGAGGGCAAGAGGATTGGCAAG GTGCTAGACTATGCCTTGGAAGCCGAGCGGCTGGTAGAGAAGTACGAGTCTCTGGCCTCCGAGCTGCTCCAGTGGATCGAGCAGACTATTGTGACCCTCAATGACCGGCAGCTCGCCAACTCGCTGAGTGGCGTGCAGAACCAGCTACAGTCCTTCAATTCTTATCGCACCGTGGAGAAGCCGCCCAA gtTCACCGAGAAAGGGAACTTGGAAGTTCTGCTCTTCACCATCCAGAGTAAACTTCGTGCCAACAACCAGAAGGTGTATGCTCCTCGCGAGGGCCGGCTCGTCTCAGACATCAACAAG GCTTGGGAGCGCCTGGAGAAGGCGGAGCATGAGCGGGAGCTGGCGCTGCGCACAGAGCTGATCCGCCAGGAGAAGCTGGAGCAGCTGGCCGCTCGCTTTGACCGCAAGGCCGCCATGCGGGAGACCTGGCTGAGTGAGAATCAGCGCCTTGTGGCCCAG GATAACTTTGGCCTGGAGCTGGCAGCTGTGGAAGCTGCGGTGCGGAAGCACGAGGCCATCGAGACTGACATTGTGGCCTACAGTGGGCGCGTGCAGGCCGTGGATGCCGTGGCTGCAGAGCTGGCCGCTGAACGCTATCATGACATCAAGCGGGTTGCAGCACGTCAGCACAACGTGGCCCGGCTCTGGGACTTCCTGCGGCAGATGGTGGCGGCCCGGCGAGAGCGGCTGCTCCTCAACCTCGAGCTGCAGAAGGTCTTCCAGGACCTCTTCTACCTCATGGATTGGATGGAGGAAATGAGG GGCCGCCTGCAGTCTCCAGACCTGGGCAAGCATCTGGCTGAAGTGGAAGATTTGCTCCAGATGCACGAGTTGGTGGAAGCTGACATCGCCGTACAGGCTGAGCGGGTCAAGGCGGTCAGCGCCTCGGCGCTTCGGTTCAGTGACCCCGGGGCAG CCTATAAGCCGTGTGACCCCCAGCTTGTGTCCCAACGTGTGGAGGCCCTGCAGCAGAGCTATGAGGGTCTCTGTGAGCTGGCAGCCACACGGCGAGCCCGGCTGGAGGAGTCGCGCCGCCTCTGGCGCTTTCTCTGGGAAGTTGGAGAGGCGGAGGCCTGGATCCGAGAGCAGCAACACCTCCTGGCTTCAGCAGAGCCCGGCCGTGACCTCACTGGTGTGTTGCGGCTGCTCAGTAAGCACGCAGCACTCCGAGATGAAATGAGTGGTCGCCTTGGACCGCTGAAGCTCACGCTGGAGCAGGTCCGGCAGCTGGTCGCAGAAGGCCATCCAGGAGCCAAGCAGGCTACGGCACGGGGGGCTGAGCTGCAGGCTCAGTGGGAGCGCCTCGAGGCCCTGGCAGATGGCCGTGCCCGGGATCTGGCCCAGGCCTCCAGCCTCTACCAGTTCCAAGCGGAGGCACAAGACATGGAGACATGGCTGGTGGACGCCCTGCGCCTGGTGTCCAGCCCAGAGCTAGGCCACGATGAGTTCTCCACCCAGGCCTTAGCCAAGCAGCACCGGGCCCTGGAAGAGGAAATGCGGAGCCACCGGGCAGCCCTGGATGCGCTAAGGGAACAGGCCGTGGCCTTGCCAGCCGCCCTGGTCGATGCCCCTGAGGTGCGGGGCCGGCTGCCCGCACTGGAGTGCCGTTACCAGGAGCTTCAAGAGCGAGCTGGCCAGCGAGCCCGGGCCCTGGAAGCTGCCCTGGCTCACTACACCATGCTCAGTGAGGCCAGTGCCTGCGCGCTCTGGGTGGATGAGAAGGAGCAGTGGCTCAACGGACTTGCCTTGCCAGAGCGCCTGGAGGACCTGGAGGTGGTGCAGCAGAG GTTCGAGACTCTGGAGCCAGAAATGAATGCCCTGGCCGCCCGGGTCACTGCAGTCAACAGCATTGCCCAGCAACTGCTGGAGGCTGAGCCACCGGGCAAGGAGAGCATCCTTGACACTCAGAAGCAGCTCAGCCATAG GTGGCAGCAGTTCCGGACCCTCGCGGATGGCAAGAAGGCGGCCCTGACCTCTGCCCTGAGCATCCAGAACTACCACCTGGAGTGTACAGAGACCCAGGCCTGGATGAGGGAGAAGACCAAAGTGATCGAGTCTACCCAGGGCCTGGGCAACGACCTGGCGGGAGTGCTGGCCCTCCAGCGCAAACTAGCTGGCACGGAGCGGGACCTGGAAGCCATTGGCACCCGAGTTGGAGCCCTGGCCCAGGAGGCGCATGGCCTGGCTGCCAGCCACCCCATGCAGGCCCCCGCCATTGAGGCCCGACTGCGCGAagtccaggagggatgggagggcCTGCGGGCCACCATGCGGCGCAGGGAGGAGTCACTGGGTGAAGCCCGGCGGCTGCAGGACTTTCTTCGAAGCTTGGATGACTTCCAGGCCTGGCTGGGCCGCACTCAAACAGCGGTGGCCTCTGAAGAAGGGCCGGCCACCCTCCCAGAGGCGGAGGCCCTTCTGGCCCAGCATGCTGGCCTGCGGGACGAGGTAGAGAGAGCCAAGGGCGAGTACAGCCGTCTTCGAGCAGTAGGCGAGGAGGTGACCCGTGACCAGGCCGATCCCCAGTGTCTCTTCCTGAGACAGCGCCTGGAGGCCTTGGGGACCGGCTGGGAAGAACTGGGCCGCATGTGGGAGAGCCGCCAGGCCCGACTGGCCCAAGCCCATGGCCTGCAAGGGTTTCTGCGGGATGCCCGGCAGGCTGAGGGTGTGCTCAGTAGCCAG GAATATGTGCTGTCTCACACGGAGATGCCAGGGACCCTCCAAGCTGCCGATGCTGCCATCAAAAAGCTGGAGGATTTCATGAGCACCATGGATGCCAACGGGGAGCGGATCCGGGGGCTCCTGGAAGCAGGGCGCCAGCTAGTGGCAGGTGGCAATATTCATGCAGAGAAGATCAAGGAGAAGGCAGACTCTATTGAAAAGAG GCACAGCAAGAACCAAGAGGCCGCCCAGCAGCTTCTCCGACGTCTCCGGGACAACCGAGAGCGCCAGCACTTCTTACAGGAGTGCCATGAG CTGACACTGTGGATTGATGAGAAGATGCTGACGGCCCAAGACGTGTCCTATGACGAGGCTCGGAACTTGCACACCAAGTGGCAGAAGCACCAGGCGTTCATGGCCGAGCTGGCGGCGAACAAGGACTGGCTGGACAAGATTGACCAG GAGGGGAAGGTGCTGACATCAGAGAAGCCTGAGCTGAAGCCCCTGGTCTGGGAGAAGCTGGAGGCCCTCCATAAGCGTTGGGAAGAACTGGAGACCACCACACAGGCCAAGGCCCGCAGCCTCTTTGATGCCAACCGGGCTGAGCTCTTCTCCCAGAGCTGCTCAGCCCTGGAGAGCTGGCTGGGCACCCTGCAGGCCCAGCTGCACTCAGATGACTATGGGAAAGACCTCACCAGTGTCAACATCCTCCTGAAAAAGCAGCAG ATGCTGGAACGAGAGATGGCTGTCCGGGAGAAGGAGGTGGAGGCCATCCAGGCTCAGGCCCAGGCGCTGGCCCAGGAGGAGCATGGGGCCGGGGAGGTGGAACGCACCTCCAGAGCTGTGGAGGAGAAGTTTCGGGCCCTGTCCAAGCCTCTGAAGGAGCGCTGCAGCCGTCTGCTTGCCTCACGCGAGCAGCACCAGTTCCATCGGGACGTGGAAGATGAGATC CTGTGGGTGACTGAGCGGCTGCCGATGGCCAGCTCTACCGAGCATGGCAAGGACCTGCCCAGTGTCCAGCTCCTCATGAAGAAGAATCAG ACATTGCAGAAGGAGGTCCAGGGCCATGAGCCCCGCATTGCAGACCTGAGGGAGCGGCAGCAAGCTCtgggggcggcggcggggccaGAGCTGGCGGCCCGGGTGGCCGAGCTCCAGGATCTGTGGGGGCGCCTGGGCCAGGAGCTGGAGCGGCGTGGGGCTCGCCTCAGGGATGCGCTGAGGGCCCAGCAGTTCTACCGTGATGCCGCGGAGGCCGAGGCCTGGATGGGCGAGCAGGAGCTACACATGATGGGCCAGGAGAAGGCTAAG gATGAGCTAAGCGCTCAGGCAGAGGTCAAGAAGCACCAGGTCCTGGAACAAGCCCTGGCGGACTATGCACACACCGTCCACCAGTTGGCAGCCAACAGCCAGGACATGATCAATGGCCATCACCCTGAGAG CGACCGGCTGACCATACGCCAAGCCCAGGTGGAGAAGCTGTATGCCAGCCTGAAGGAACTGGCTGTAGAACGGCGCGGCCGGCTGCTGGAGCACCAACGGCTCTGCCAGCTGCGCCGGGACCTGGATGACCTGGAACAGTGGATCCAGGAACGGGAGGTGGTAGCAGCTTCCCACGAGCTGGGCCAGGACTATGAGCACGTCACG ATGTTGCGGGACAAGTTCCGAGAGTTCTCCCGAGACACCAGCACCATTGGTCAGGAGCGGGTGGACGGCGCCAATGCCCTGGCTGATGGGCTGATCACTGGTGGCCATGCTGCCCGAGCTACGGTGGCCGAGTGGAAGGACAGCCTCAATGAGGCCTGGGCCGACCTTCTGGAGCTACTGGACACCCGGGGCCAGGTCCTGGCCGCTGCCCATGAGCTCCAACGCTTCCTCCACGGGGCACGGCAGGCCTTGGCACGGATCCAGCACAAGCAACAACAACTGCCGGACGGAGCTGGCCGGGACCTGAACTCGGCCGAGGCCCTGCGGCGTGGGCACTGTGCCTACGAGCACGACATCCAGGCGCTGAGTGGCCAG GTGCAGCAGGTGCAGGACGATGGCCAGCGCCTGCAGAAAGCCTATGCAGGCGAGAAGGCGGAGGAGATCGGCCGTCATATGCAGGCGGTGGCCGAGGCCTGGGCCCAGTTACAAGCCAGCTCAGCCGGACGCCGCCAGCTGCTTCTGGACACCGGGGACAAGTTCCGCTTCCTCCAGGCCGTGCGGGAGCTCATGCTCTGGATGGACGGGGTCAATCTGCAGATGGACACTCAGGAGCGGCCCCG GGACGTGTCCTCCGCCGACCTGATGATCAAGCACCACCAGGGCATCAAGGCTGAGATCGAGGCCCGAGCCGACCGATTTTCCTCCTGCATCCGCCTGGGCCAGGAGCTGCTGGCCAAGAACCACTATGCCTCCGAGGAG ATCTCAGAGAAGCTGTCACAGCTGCAGGCGAGGCGCCAGGAGACGTCCAACAAGTGGCAGGAGAAGATGGACTGGCTTCAGCTCG TTCTGGAGGTGCTGGTCTTTGGCCGAGATGCCGGCGTGGCCGAGGCCTGGCTCTGCAGTCAGGAGCCCCTGGTGCGGAGCGCTGAGCTGGGCCGCACCGTCGACGAGGTGGAGAGCCTCATCAAGAGGCACGAGGCCTTCCAGAAGGCTGCGGCCTCCTGGGAGGAGCGCTTCTGTGCCCTGGAGAAGCTCACCACT ctggaggagaaggaggagctGCAGAGGCGGCAGcgggagcaggaggaggaggagcggaGAAAGAAAGAACCTCCAGCCTCTGTCTCCCAGGCGGCACCTTCCCACGGGGATTACGTGGACGGCCAGACAGCCCTGGAGGCCACACAGGTTGG GACCCAGGCCCGGCTGCTGTCCTCAGGGGAGCCAGTTGCAGTCAATGGGGTCTGCACCGATGCAGAATCCTCCCAG CCCCGGTTGGAGCAACAAAGGCTGGACCAGAGTGGCCCCCTCGAAGGCCCC GTCCCTGGGGCAGGGGAGGCAGCCAACGGCCCCCGGGGTGAGAGGCAGAGCCGGGCTCGGGGCCCTGCCCCGTCATCGGTGCCCCCAGGTAGGGCCTCTGAGCCAGCCTTTGCTGCCACACTCCCCTCCCGTGGGTCTGAGCTCTCTGCCCAGGAACAGATGGAGGGCCTGCTCTGCCGAAAGCAGGAGATGGAAGCCTTTGGCAAGAAGGCAGCCAACAG GTCCTGGCAGACTGTGTATTGTGTTCTGCGCCGCAGCACCCTTGGCTTCTACAAGGATGCCCGAGCCGCCAACATTGGGCTGCCCTACCATGGAGAGGTGCCAGTCAGCCTGGCCAGAGCCCAGGGCAGCGTGGCCCTGGACTACCGGAAACGCAAGCATGTCTTCAAACTGGG TTTACAAGACGGAAAGGAGTATTTATTCCAAGCCAAGGATGAG GCAGAGATGAGTTCCTGGCTCCGGGTGGTAAATGCTGCCATCGCTGCAGCCTCTCCAGCCTCCGCAGAGCCCGAGGAACCGGTGATGCCCAGTGCTTCCCGAGGCATGACTCGGGCCATGACCATGCCTCCCGTGTCCCCGGCCAATGTCGAGGGACCCATCGTCATGCGCAGCAAGGAGGGCAAGGAAAGAGATCGAGAAAAACGTTTCAgcttcttcaagaaaaataagtag